Proteins from a genomic interval of Paenibacillus sp. FSL H8-0048:
- a CDS encoding sensor histidine kinase yields the protein MSVRRRLMTRFIGLLAGTVVLILVIGGGIAYWVIQQLHEASLVEDFATVGLDQLISTADILPDGSVKYDPGLLKRIEENNGWLQILDEQGRVLDAFHTPSDVPDHYKPGELISYWQGQKPFPYELYLLIRERQGINFTLLYGENNQAVTMLDQAYNGGRYANNKLELASRQQDIIRTADAYLQILDEQGQEMASFNKPAAGIPDSYSIQDLILRTRYPTRYGMTTVTSYDEQNHSTWKLSVPLAGNPAGSNVNPFGFIFGPALIALLVSIIGLLILLAVWYANLFGYPMLHMLQWLQRLERGQYEEPAGPRGRPLSQKKNGKWRRNYRVYTEVLHSIQTLSDTLKQDKELRKQTDSLREEWIAGITHDLKTPLSSLQGYAHMLEAEKYEWASNEVREFAGIMLDKSMYMDRLVSDLAMTYRLRSGGYQPPVEQTDINALLQELVHRAERNPAYGEGRITFQPASAEVLGQVHIPSFERIVDNLTANALLHNPPDAQLIVSVQPGKEAGDFIVQFADNGRGMDQETEWKLFERYYRGTDTGAPDVGSGLGMAVTKGLIEAMQGRIEVRSSPEEGTEIRLIWDARSRLL from the coding sequence ATGAGTGTAAGACGCAGATTGATGACGCGGTTCATTGGCTTGCTTGCGGGTACGGTGGTCCTGATCCTGGTTATCGGCGGAGGTATAGCTTACTGGGTCATTCAGCAGCTACACGAGGCCAGCCTTGTTGAAGATTTTGCCACTGTCGGGCTCGACCAGCTAATCAGTACAGCCGATATTTTGCCGGACGGCAGTGTTAAGTATGATCCCGGGCTGCTGAAGCGAATCGAAGAGAACAACGGCTGGCTTCAGATTCTCGATGAGCAGGGTCGTGTGCTGGATGCTTTTCATACCCCTTCCGATGTGCCGGATCACTATAAACCTGGAGAGCTCATATCTTATTGGCAAGGACAAAAGCCCTTTCCCTACGAGCTATATCTGCTTATCCGGGAACGACAAGGGATCAATTTCACCCTGCTGTATGGAGAGAACAACCAGGCCGTAACCATGCTGGATCAAGCATATAACGGGGGCCGTTATGCCAATAACAAGCTTGAACTGGCATCCAGGCAGCAGGACATCATCCGCACGGCGGATGCCTATCTTCAGATTTTGGATGAACAGGGACAGGAGATGGCTTCTTTCAACAAGCCCGCAGCAGGCATCCCGGACAGCTACAGCATCCAGGATCTGATTCTTCGTACACGCTACCCCACCCGGTATGGAATGACTACAGTGACCAGCTATGATGAGCAGAACCATTCCACCTGGAAGCTGAGTGTTCCTCTTGCAGGCAATCCGGCAGGGAGCAACGTGAACCCCTTCGGGTTTATTTTTGGACCTGCTCTGATTGCACTTCTGGTATCCATTATCGGCTTGCTGATCCTGCTTGCTGTCTGGTATGCCAACCTATTCGGTTATCCGATGCTCCATATGCTCCAATGGCTGCAGCGGCTTGAACGCGGACAATATGAGGAGCCGGCCGGACCCCGCGGCAGGCCGCTTAGCCAGAAGAAGAACGGGAAATGGCGGCGGAACTATCGGGTATATACGGAAGTGTTGCATTCTATCCAAACGTTATCCGATACCCTGAAGCAGGATAAGGAACTCCGCAAACAGACCGACTCTCTGCGGGAGGAATGGATTGCTGGAATTACCCATGATTTAAAGACACCCCTATCCTCGCTCCAGGGTTATGCACACATGCTGGAAGCAGAGAAATACGAGTGGGCTTCTAATGAAGTACGCGAATTTGCGGGCATCATGTTAGATAAGTCGATGTACATGGACAGGCTGGTAAGCGACCTGGCCATGACTTATCGTCTGCGCAGTGGCGGATACCAGCCCCCTGTTGAGCAAACGGATATCAATGCTCTGCTTCAGGAGTTGGTGCATCGTGCTGAACGTAACCCGGCTTATGGAGAGGGCCGCATTACGTTCCAGCCTGCCTCGGCGGAGGTACTGGGACAAGTACACATTCCCTCCTTTGAAAGAATCGTTGATAATTTGACCGCCAACGCCCTGCTCCATAATCCGCCGGACGCGCAGCTGATTGTAAGTGTGCAGCCAGGTAAAGAGGCAGGCGATTTCATCGTTCAATTTGCCGATAATGGACGCGGCATGGATCAGGAGACGGAATGGAAGCTGTTCGAACGATACTATCGCGGCACAGATACAGGTGCGCCTGATGTCGGCTCAGGCCTAGGCATGGCGGTTACCAAAGGGCTGATCGAGGCCATGCAAGGGCGGATTGAGGTTCGCTCCAGTCCCGAAGAGGGAACGGAAATACGTTTGATATGGGATGCCCGTTCAAGATTGCTATAA
- a CDS encoding excinuclease ABC subunit UvrA, producing MNANDIVIKGARENNLKNVNVRIPKRKITIFTGVSGSGKSSLVFDTISVEAQRQLNETFSAYIRNRMPRYSQPDADLIENLSAAVVIDQKRLGGNSRSTVGTITDINAMLRLMFSRIGKPFIGNSHVFSFNDPAGMCPECSGVGQVVQFDVEKLLDRSRSLNDGAILFPAFKVGGWLWNSYAHSGLFSNDKQLADYTQEEMDVLLHGKESKIVYNTKGGAIESDYEGLLPKLTRLYLKRDSSELSEAKRESIDRFLSYSECSLCKGSRLNQEALGCRINGYNIAECAAMEIGGLIRIIEAIQDPVAGPMKEGILIRLNHLVSIGLEYLSLDRQTSTLSGGESQRIKMVRHLSSSLTDMIYIFDEPSVGLHPRDVHRLNGMLRQLRDKGNTVLVVEHDREVMEIADYIIDVGPHAGARGGTIVYNGDFAGLLRADTLTGRYLKQSLPLKRYVRVPKGKMSIACTSLHNLKEVSVDIPVGVLTVVTGVAGSGKSTLINGAFLPSHPEAIVIDQSAAGTSIRSNPATYTGIMDDIRRLFAAVNKVSASLFSFNSKGACAHCQGLGMIYTDLAFLEPIRTTCEVCAGRRFSDEVLAYKLNGQSISDVLAMTVREASEFFSKKELLRKLQTLEDVGLGYVTLGQPLSTLSGGECQRIKLAEELHKEGSLYVMDEPTTGLHMSDISGLMDIMNLLVDGGNSVVVIEHNLDVIKSADWIIDMGPEGGHRGGQIVFEGTPAQLAAATHSTTGTYLRKTL from the coding sequence GTGAACGCTAATGATATCGTCATCAAAGGCGCGAGAGAGAATAACCTGAAAAACGTGAATGTCCGTATCCCGAAACGAAAAATCACGATCTTCACTGGCGTCTCAGGTTCGGGCAAATCTTCGCTTGTCTTCGACACCATCAGTGTCGAAGCTCAGCGGCAGCTTAATGAGACGTTCTCCGCATACATCCGCAACCGGATGCCCCGGTATAGTCAGCCAGACGCCGATCTCATTGAGAACTTGTCTGCGGCCGTTGTCATTGATCAGAAAAGACTCGGCGGCAACTCCCGTTCAACGGTTGGCACGATCACAGATATCAATGCCATGCTCCGGCTGATGTTCTCCAGAATCGGCAAACCGTTCATTGGCAATTCGCATGTATTCTCCTTTAACGACCCGGCCGGTATGTGCCCGGAGTGCTCCGGAGTGGGACAAGTGGTGCAGTTCGATGTAGAGAAGCTGCTTGACAGGTCCAGGTCGCTGAATGATGGCGCGATCCTGTTCCCCGCTTTCAAAGTGGGGGGCTGGTTATGGAATTCATATGCCCATTCCGGACTATTCAGCAACGATAAGCAGCTCGCTGACTACACTCAGGAAGAGATGGATGTCCTCCTGCATGGGAAAGAGAGCAAGATTGTGTACAACACCAAGGGCGGAGCCATAGAATCGGATTATGAAGGTCTGCTGCCCAAGCTCACACGCCTATATCTGAAGCGGGACAGCAGCGAGCTGTCCGAAGCCAAACGCGAATCCATTGACCGGTTCTTGTCCTACAGCGAATGCAGCCTGTGTAAGGGAAGCCGGCTTAATCAGGAAGCCTTAGGCTGCCGGATTAACGGATACAACATCGCAGAGTGTGCGGCTATGGAGATTGGCGGGCTTATCCGTATCATCGAAGCCATTCAGGACCCCGTTGCCGGACCTATGAAGGAAGGAATCCTAATCCGGCTGAATCACCTGGTCTCGATCGGGCTGGAGTACCTCAGTCTGGACCGGCAGACCTCAACATTGTCGGGAGGGGAGTCGCAGCGCATTAAGATGGTACGTCATCTAAGCAGCAGTCTTACCGACATGATCTATATTTTTGACGAGCCAAGCGTCGGGCTGCACCCGCGGGATGTTCATCGTCTGAACGGCATGCTGCGCCAGCTCCGGGACAAAGGGAATACGGTACTTGTTGTTGAACATGACCGCGAGGTGATGGAAATCGCCGATTATATTATTGATGTAGGGCCTCATGCAGGTGCCCGGGGGGGTACAATCGTCTATAATGGCGATTTTGCAGGCTTACTCCGTGCGGATACGTTAACAGGACGGTACTTGAAGCAAAGTCTGCCCTTGAAGAGATATGTCAGAGTGCCAAAGGGAAAAATGAGCATAGCCTGCACCAGCCTGCACAATCTGAAAGAGGTGAGCGTTGATATCCCTGTTGGAGTACTGACTGTGGTAACGGGAGTTGCCGGCTCAGGTAAAAGTACGCTGATAAACGGAGCCTTCCTGCCCTCACATCCGGAAGCCATCGTCATTGATCAGTCGGCTGCGGGCACATCCATCCGCTCTAATCCGGCTACCTACACGGGAATAATGGACGACATCCGCCGGCTGTTCGCAGCCGTCAACAAGGTAAGCGCTTCCCTGTTCAGCTTCAATTCCAAGGGAGCCTGTGCCCATTGTCAGGGTCTAGGCATGATCTACACAGATCTGGCGTTTCTCGAGCCCATACGGACGACTTGCGAAGTCTGTGCAGGCAGACGGTTCAGCGATGAAGTACTGGCATACAAACTGAATGGACAATCCATCAGCGACGTCCTTGCTATGACGGTGCGGGAAGCTTCGGAGTTCTTCAGTAAGAAAGAGCTCCTCCGCAAGCTGCAGACACTGGAGGATGTGGGACTCGGATACGTAACGCTGGGCCAGCCTTTGAGCACCTTGTCGGGTGGTGAATGCCAACGTATCAAGCTGGCTGAGGAGCTTCACAAGGAGGGCAGCCTCTACGTTATGGATGAGCCGACAACCGGATTGCATATGTCCGATATCTCTGGTCTGATGGACATCATGAACCTCCTGGTCGACGGGGGCAACTCAGTGGTAGTCATCGAACATAATCTGGATGTGATCAAGAGTGCAGACTGGATTATTGACATGGGTCCCGAGGGCGGACACCGGGGCGGCCAAATCGTATTCGAGGGCACACCTGCCCAGCTTGCTGCAGCTACACATTCTACAACGGGAACGTACTTGCGCAAGACCTTATAG
- a CDS encoding dihydrofolate reductase family protein: MSRRILLDLAVTLDGYIEGKNGEVDWCIMDPELEFAQFLNQVDTIFYGRKSYDQWREHATNHENSDNDKELRAMIHSKKKYVFSRSQQGTGHEAIFINDHILEEVNKIKQRPGKDIWLFGGANLITTFIQLGLVDEFRLSVHPVVLGEGKPLFADIKERLNLKLVHTRSFSSGLVQLIYHGDGELGER; encoded by the coding sequence ATGAGCAGAAGAATTTTATTAGACTTGGCAGTTACTTTGGATGGTTACATTGAAGGGAAGAATGGGGAAGTGGACTGGTGCATTATGGACCCGGAGCTGGAGTTCGCTCAATTTTTGAATCAAGTAGATACCATATTTTATGGAAGAAAAAGCTATGACCAATGGAGAGAACATGCGACAAATCATGAAAATTCGGATAATGACAAAGAATTACGGGCAATGATTCATAGTAAAAAGAAATATGTTTTCTCCAGATCGCAGCAGGGGACGGGTCATGAGGCTATTTTCATAAACGACCATATTCTCGAAGAAGTAAACAAAATTAAGCAGAGACCTGGTAAGGACATCTGGTTATTTGGTGGAGCAAACCTGATTACAACGTTTATTCAATTAGGACTTGTAGATGAATTCAGATTATCCGTTCACCCTGTGGTTCTTGGAGAAGGAAAGCCGTTGTTTGCGGATATCAAAGAACGGTTAAATCTGAAATTGGTTCATACCAGAAGCTTCTCCTCCGGTCTTGTTCAGCTCATATACCATGGGGATGGTGAGCTAGGTGAACGCTAA
- a CDS encoding VOC family protein, whose protein sequence is MALTSAFTSLNLPVKNVAQSKAFFTGLGFERNPQYPDNETSVALLIGDNLQVMLIHQAFFITLTEKETVDTGKYAQLTIALEFESRDKVDEIVNTALSLGGKLHAEPEDHGFMYHWGFVDLDGHLWAINCMS, encoded by the coding sequence ATGGCATTAACGTCCGCATTCACGAGCCTCAACCTGCCCGTAAAAAACGTAGCACAATCGAAAGCGTTTTTCACCGGTCTTGGATTTGAGCGTAACCCGCAATACCCAGATAATGAGACTTCGGTAGCCCTCTTGATCGGCGACAACCTGCAGGTTATGCTGATCCATCAAGCCTTTTTTATTACACTTACGGAGAAGGAAACCGTTGATACGGGCAAGTATGCACAGTTGACGATTGCTTTGGAATTCGAAAGCCGGGACAAGGTTGATGAAATCGTGAATACCGCACTCTCCTTAGGCGGGAAATTGCACGCGGAACCTGAGGATCATGGGTTCATGTATCATTGGGGCTTCGTGGATTTGGACGGCCATTTGTGGGCGATTAACTGTATGAGCTAG
- a CDS encoding SRPBCC family protein: MKENQPTKVTVQTVVQAPIEKVWRYWTEPEHITKWNQASGDWHAPRAENNLRVGGTFLTRMEAKDGSMGFDFGGVYDVVNQYEVISYTIEDGRRVEITFARQGNETKVIETFDAENANPVELQQAGWQAIMDNFKAYTEKN, encoded by the coding sequence ATGAAAGAGAATCAGCCGACGAAAGTAACTGTACAAACCGTAGTACAAGCTCCTATCGAGAAGGTATGGCGCTACTGGACCGAGCCGGAGCACATCACCAAGTGGAATCAGGCCTCCGGGGACTGGCATGCACCGAGAGCCGAGAATAATCTGCGGGTCGGAGGTACCTTTCTGACACGGATGGAAGCGAAGGATGGCAGCATGGGCTTTGATTTTGGCGGCGTATACGATGTCGTGAATCAGTATGAGGTGATCAGCTACACCATAGAAGACGGAAGAAGAGTGGAGATTACGTTCGCCCGTCAAGGGAATGAGACGAAGGTCATTGAAACGTTCGATGCGGAAAACGCCAATCCCGTTGAGCTCCAGCAAGCGGGCTGGCAGGCAATCATGGACAACTTTAAAGCCTATACTGAAAAAAACTAA
- the psiE gene encoding phosphate-starvation-inducible protein PsiE, with product MEYLKKLPYLLQSLLNICLFLLALALSVLLISETWYIMQVVYKSFFTRVDSYYEMLGELLIFFMYFEFIALIIKYFKAEFHFPLRYFIYIGITAITRLIIIDHDQAVSTFWWSVSILIMICALFIANRKKSMEQH from the coding sequence ATGGAATATTTAAAAAAGTTGCCTTATCTGTTACAATCACTGCTTAATATTTGCCTGTTTTTACTGGCGTTAGCTCTAAGCGTGCTCCTTATCAGTGAGACCTGGTACATTATGCAGGTTGTATATAAATCATTCTTCACTAGAGTAGACAGCTATTATGAAATGTTGGGGGAATTGCTGATATTCTTCATGTATTTCGAGTTCATTGCCTTGATTATCAAGTATTTCAAGGCAGAGTTTCATTTTCCGCTTCGCTACTTCATTTATATTGGCATCACGGCAATTACTCGTTTGATTATCATCGACCATGATCAGGCGGTTTCAACCTTCTGGTGGTCGGTGTCCATACTTATCATGATCTGTGCATTATTTATCGCCAATAGGAAAAAATCTATGGAACAACATTAA
- a CDS encoding HAMP domain-containing sensor histidine kinase has protein sequence MLHRKFTLTNKLAMLIMAAAVVSGVFFVTAQKITNELIDRYLSSDEYYQEQSAKYIHKFSKYVSAHELTTSDRKAFDDWVKKENYITVTIFKDQVLQYNSNYTFEDESAYGRERVTQYEQNHSYPVKFRNGEGEVSIDGFYSSRYDDLAFTLELLAATLIFLIIVLFGIRRSLRYLRTIHQEIHILEGGELDYEMTVRGQDELAMIAESVEELRKAFLDKLKAIEELQAESRSLVTEMSHDMRTPLTSLIMYLEFAQKEQDEEVTPKDRYVTNAYGKAMKLKNLTDNLFAYFLLDKENEADLESVAVKEVIYDLMSDQIAILHQEHFRVHISGELPETYINVNIEELGRVFDNVMSNLLKYTDPEEEISITFVSDQEIFEIHFVNMIKQLDVQPESNGLGERSIARMMSRMQGQFHWTQENSKYHTVLRFWNTKM, from the coding sequence TTGTTGCATCGTAAATTTACGCTAACTAATAAACTAGCTATGCTGATCATGGCTGCTGCAGTTGTGAGTGGTGTGTTCTTTGTGACTGCACAAAAAATCACCAATGAGCTGATCGACAGATATTTGAGCTCGGATGAGTATTACCAGGAGCAGTCAGCCAAATACATTCACAAATTCAGCAAGTATGTTTCAGCCCATGAGCTGACCACATCGGATCGGAAGGCTTTTGATGATTGGGTCAAAAAAGAAAATTATATTACCGTCACCATTTTTAAAGACCAGGTGCTGCAATATAATTCCAATTACACTTTTGAAGACGAATCGGCTTATGGAAGGGAAAGAGTGACTCAATACGAACAGAATCATTCTTATCCGGTCAAGTTTCGTAATGGTGAAGGAGAGGTTAGTATCGACGGCTTCTACTCCTCCAGATATGATGACCTGGCTTTTACTCTGGAGCTTCTAGCTGCAACGCTAATCTTTCTGATCATTGTTCTCTTCGGCATCCGCCGCAGTCTCCGCTATCTGCGGACCATTCATCAGGAAATCCATATTCTTGAGGGCGGTGAATTGGACTACGAGATGACAGTAAGAGGACAGGATGAGTTAGCAATGATTGCTGAGAGTGTTGAGGAGCTGCGGAAAGCTTTTCTGGACAAACTTAAAGCGATTGAGGAATTACAAGCTGAGAGCCGAAGCCTGGTCACCGAAATGTCGCATGATATGCGCACACCTCTGACCTCGCTCATCATGTATCTGGAGTTTGCCCAAAAGGAGCAGGATGAGGAGGTCACCCCCAAAGACCGTTATGTGACCAATGCTTATGGCAAAGCCATGAAACTAAAAAACTTGACGGACAATTTGTTTGCTTACTTCCTGCTGGACAAAGAAAACGAGGCCGATCTGGAGAGCGTCGCTGTAAAAGAAGTGATCTACGACCTGATGTCAGATCAGATCGCTATTCTCCATCAGGAGCATTTCCGGGTCCACATCTCGGGAGAACTGCCGGAGACGTATATTAATGTAAATATAGAGGAGCTCGGCCGTGTATTTGATAATGTGATGTCCAACTTATTGAAATACACAGATCCGGAAGAAGAAATCAGCATTACGTTTGTATCAGACCAAGAGATATTCGAGATTCATTTTGTTAATATGATTAAACAACTGGATGTGCAGCCTGAGAGCAACGGTCTTGGGGAAAGAAGCATTGCGCGGATGATGTCCCGGATGCAGGGGCAGTTTCACTGGACACAAGAAAATTCCAAGTATCATACTGTGTTAAGATTTTGGAATACTAAGATGTAG
- a CDS encoding DUF418 domain-containing protein, producing MNAKKEGHGQPMSLRERVHFLDIVRGFAMLGIIIVNYFLIVDSVKGFEMSSDDVLHNLVSWFGEGKFVTLFSFLFGVGFMIFMDRAAERVESPNKLFARRLTFLLGFGVLHITFVWVGDILAFYAVTGFLLLAFYKRTPKTLLRWIIALIMIQFLIPIFTILYNVMNTAVPETPYFADFTLNSHNSTLTYLDSIGARWADMIPMAASSFSTVFSMFLMFLMGAYFVKTGYFRDMEMKKQLWKRIWIISTSAFLITQSSTMLDMLIPSKNMASIEILSALGQSGGVTGSMFYMSTLAMLYLFVPMLRSPLMIFSKVGRMSLTCYLLHSIIGTILLLGYGFGLADHIESTGTMMVALAVYAGLTIFSTLWLKRFKYGPMEFIWRKLTYGK from the coding sequence ATGAATGCTAAAAAAGAAGGACACGGGCAACCGATGAGTCTTCGGGAGAGAGTTCATTTTCTGGACATCGTCCGTGGATTCGCTATGCTGGGCATTATCATTGTCAATTATTTTCTGATCGTAGATTCCGTTAAGGGATTCGAAATGTCCTCAGATGATGTATTACACAATCTGGTCTCCTGGTTTGGCGAAGGGAAATTTGTTACCCTCTTCTCCTTCCTGTTCGGCGTTGGCTTTATGATTTTTATGGATCGGGCAGCTGAGCGGGTTGAGAGTCCCAACAAACTGTTCGCACGCAGGCTAACCTTCCTGTTGGGATTTGGTGTTCTACACATCACCTTTGTTTGGGTCGGCGATATATTGGCCTTCTACGCTGTAACCGGCTTCCTGCTATTGGCCTTCTACAAGCGTACACCCAAAACATTGCTGCGCTGGATTATCGCACTAATCATGATTCAATTCCTCATCCCTATTTTCACGATTCTGTACAATGTTATGAATACTGCAGTACCAGAGACACCGTATTTTGCAGATTTCACTCTGAATAGTCACAATAGCACACTTACTTACCTGGATTCTATAGGAGCCCGGTGGGCAGATATGATTCCGATGGCTGCCAGCTCCTTCTCAACAGTATTCTCCATGTTTCTCATGTTTCTGATGGGTGCATACTTTGTTAAAACGGGTTACTTCAGAGACATGGAAATGAAAAAGCAACTATGGAAACGAATCTGGATCATTAGTACATCCGCTTTTCTAATCACGCAGAGCAGTACGATGCTGGACATGCTTATTCCTTCTAAGAATATGGCTTCGATAGAAATTCTCTCTGCACTTGGTCAAAGCGGGGGGGTAACCGGAAGCATGTTCTATATGAGCACGCTTGCCATGCTGTATTTGTTCGTTCCTATGCTGCGAAGCCCCCTGATGATTTTCAGCAAAGTCGGACGGATGTCATTAACCTGTTATCTGCTCCACTCCATCATTGGCACCATCCTGTTACTCGGGTACGGCTTCGGACTTGCGGATCACATCGAGTCCACTGGAACGATGATGGTTGCTCTGGCTGTGTATGCGGGTCTCACGATTTTCAGTACATTGTGGTTAAAGAGATTCAAGTACGGCCCGATGGAATTTATATGGCGCAAGCTGACATATGGTAAGTAA
- a CDS encoding TetR/AcrR family transcriptional regulator produces MMKPKREIVSRRNRPAKEPLSHEIIVKTAYELLKQEGASGMSMRKVAKQLDTGPSSLYVYVKNLQELSSYVLDLGLGELNLPELTDDNWKEQLFQALHAYAELLIGQPGLAELSLQTIPIGNHAFRLNEYLLTVLQKGGITSTAAAWGTDLLLLYVSSIALEKAKRERGLMATAQSYYNEADPVRFPLMNSLKTDLFSGDTASKERFFWAIEVILQGIMHKPV; encoded by the coding sequence ATGATGAAACCTAAACGTGAAATTGTGAGCCGCCGTAACCGGCCAGCCAAAGAACCCCTTAGTCATGAAATCATTGTCAAGACCGCATATGAGCTGCTGAAGCAGGAAGGAGCCTCCGGCATGAGCATGAGGAAGGTAGCCAAACAACTGGACACCGGACCTTCCTCCCTATATGTATACGTTAAAAATCTGCAGGAATTGAGCTCATATGTGCTTGACCTTGGTCTCGGTGAGTTGAATCTGCCGGAGCTCACGGACGACAATTGGAAGGAACAGTTATTTCAAGCGCTGCATGCCTATGCAGAGCTGCTTATCGGGCAACCTGGATTAGCGGAGCTGTCTCTACAGACGATTCCTATTGGAAATCATGCCTTTCGTCTGAATGAGTATTTACTTACCGTCCTCCAGAAGGGCGGAATCACCTCTACGGCCGCTGCTTGGGGAACGGACCTGTTGCTCTTGTACGTGTCTTCCATTGCCTTGGAGAAGGCTAAGAGAGAGCGCGGATTGATGGCAACTGCCCAGAGTTACTATAACGAAGCAGATCCGGTACGTTTTCCGTTGATGAACAGTCTGAAGACTGATTTATTCTCTGGGGATACCGCCTCCAAGGAGAGGTTCTTCTGGGCCATTGAAGTGATACTCCAGGGGATAATGCACAAACCTGTATAG
- a CDS encoding FAD-dependent oxidoreductase — protein MTTVHSTEQRRIAIIGGGPGGLTLALILQQHGISSTVYEREHADLSHERGGSLDIHEESGQLALKEAGLYEAFLKAARFEGEDFRLMDKTGTLYLDEVADEESPEGQRRPEIDRGVLCDLLLNKLDPSTIQYGYKLEKAVSLGEGKTELHFENGHTTVADLVIGADGAFSRVRPLLTDTNVAYSGLTMLELNVIAADHPDLAAFNARGKMFALDDHKGILGQLNGNGRIKVYASFKVERDWLDEIRNDSPREIKAKLLELFHDWSEPLKNYIRYAEDAVVPRRIYMLPVGFRWERSAGVTLIGDAAHVMSPFAGEGVNLAMLDALELAIAIVRNKQTPAAIEEYEEKMFQYASEKAHMSNENLILSFSENAAPKFAALMQSYQDLYEQQG, from the coding sequence ATGACAACTGTTCATTCTACGGAACAACGCCGGATCGCTATTATTGGAGGTGGACCAGGGGGGCTAACGCTTGCCCTGATTCTGCAGCAGCATGGTATTTCCTCAACAGTCTACGAACGTGAGCATGCGGACCTGAGCCATGAACGCGGAGGCTCCTTAGATATCCATGAAGAATCCGGGCAGCTCGCCTTGAAGGAAGCCGGATTATATGAAGCTTTTCTGAAGGCAGCACGTTTTGAGGGCGAAGACTTCCGGCTCATGGATAAGACGGGAACCCTATACCTGGATGAAGTGGCCGACGAAGAGAGCCCGGAAGGGCAGAGACGCCCGGAGATTGACCGTGGTGTGCTGTGTGACTTGCTTTTAAACAAACTAGATCCATCTACCATACAGTATGGCTATAAACTGGAGAAGGCTGTGTCTTTGGGGGAGGGGAAGACGGAGCTTCATTTTGAAAATGGTCATACTACTGTGGCTGATCTTGTAATTGGTGCGGACGGTGCCTTTTCCCGCGTTCGTCCTCTGCTTACGGATACAAATGTAGCATATTCAGGTCTGACTATGCTGGAGCTTAACGTGATCGCCGCCGATCACCCGGATCTGGCCGCATTCAATGCACGTGGCAAGATGTTTGCACTGGATGATCACAAAGGGATTCTGGGCCAGTTGAACGGCAACGGACGGATCAAAGTATATGCAAGCTTCAAGGTTGAGCGGGACTGGTTAGACGAAATCCGCAATGATAGCCCGCGGGAGATAAAGGCAAAGCTGCTTGAGCTGTTTCACGATTGGAGCGAACCGCTCAAGAATTATATCCGGTATGCGGAGGATGCGGTTGTGCCCAGACGGATCTACATGCTGCCCGTCGGGTTCCGCTGGGAACGCAGCGCTGGAGTGACGTTGATTGGAGATGCAGCACATGTCATGTCCCCTTTTGCCGGAGAAGGAGTGAATCTTGCCATGCTGGATGCGTTGGAGCTGGCCATTGCTATAGTAAGGAACAAGCAGACACCAGCAGCCATTGAAGAATATGAGGAGAAAATGTTCCAGTATGCCTCAGAGAAAGCACATATGTCTAACGAAAATCTCATCCTGAGCTTCTCAGAGAATGCGGCTCCCAAGTTTGCAGCACTCATGCAATCTTATCAAGACCTGTATGAGCAGCAAGGATGA